ATCACCATATAGTTATGCATCCGGTGGCTTCGATGAACTCAGCCGCCGGAAGCAACAAGTTCCGGTGATTGAGCTTGTCGAAATCACCGGGCAGTTATGCATCCGGTGGCTTCGATGAACTCAGCCGCCGGAAGCAACAGGTTCCGGTGATTGAGCTTGTCGAAATCACCGGGGAACTTTGATAATTACAGCACTTTGAAGATAATTGACACTTTTTTGTATTTTTATTTAATACAAAATTAAAATAAATGAAAGGTTATATGTACATATTGAAGTGTTCAGACGGTTCCTACTACGTTGGCAGCACAACTAATCTCGAATTACGCTTGCAGCAACATCAGCGTGGTGAAGGCGCCAAACACACAAAAAAAAGACTGCCTGTAGAACTAGTTTACTTCGAAGAATATGACAGAATTGATGTGGCATTTTACCGTGAGAAACAGGTGCAGGGATGGAGACGTGAGAAAAAAGAAGCATTAATTAATGGAGACTTTGGTTTGTTACCAGAGTTATCGAGGAGACATTAAATCCGGTGGCTTCGATGAACTTAGCCTCCGGAAGCAACAGGTTCCGGTGATTGAGCTTGTCGAAATCACCATATAGTTATGCATCCGGTGGCTTCGATGAACTCAGCCTCCGGAAGCAACAGGTTCCGGTGATTGAGCTTGTCGAAATCACCATATAGTTATGCATCCGGTGGCTTCGATGAACTTAGCCGCCGGAAGCAACAAGTTCCGGTGATTGAGCTTGTCGAAATCACCATATAGTTATGCATCCGGTGGCTTCGATCCTCGCAAGAATTACAGGTACTCCGCCACCGACAGACTACATTAACTCATCGCACTGTCAGAGTAAAACTCATTTAGTAATCCCCCAA
This genomic interval from Bacteroidota bacterium contains the following:
- a CDS encoding GIY-YIG nuclease family protein, which gives rise to MKGYMYILKCSDGSYYVGSTTNLELRLQQHQRGEGAKHTKKRLPVELVYFEEYDRIDVAFYREKQVQGWRREKKEALINGDFGLLPELSRRH